From one Acinonyx jubatus isolate Ajub_Pintada_27869175 chromosome B1, VMU_Ajub_asm_v1.0, whole genome shotgun sequence genomic stretch:
- the LSM6 gene encoding U6 snRNA-associated Sm-like protein LSm6 yields the protein MSLRKQTPSDFLKQIIGRPVVVKLNSGVDYRGVLACLDGYMNIALEQTEEYVNGQLKNKYGDAFIRGNNVLYISTQKRRM from the exons ATGAGTCTACGGAAACAAACCCCGAGTGACTTCTTAAAGCAAATCATTGGACGACCAGTTGTGGTAAAATTGAATTCTGGAGTGGATTATCGAG GGGTCCTGGCTTGCCTGGATGGCTACATGAATATAGCCTTGGAGCAGACGGAAGAATATGTAAATGGACAGCTGAAGAATAAGTACGGGGATGCATTTATCCGTGGAAACAATG tattgtATATAAGTACACAGAAGAGAAGGATGTGA